CACGGTGCGCTGTTTTCTGTATAGCAGCCGCAGTATGTACCGGACATCTATTCGCCGCAGGCGGTGCACAGGTCTGCTCCATCGTCGTCGGCGATCTGAAACGCGAGTACACCATCTATCTTCCAACTGCGTATGACGGCGAAAAATCCCTTCCCGTCGTCATCATGTTCCACGGCGGGGGAGGCACGTCGAAAGCGGCTATGGCGGAGACAGGCTGGGATAAAAAAGCCGAGAAAGAAGGATTCATCGCCGTGTTCCCGCAGGCGACAGCGCCCGATCCGACGCGTCCGGCGAGCTTCCGCGGCAATTCGGCGATATGGAATGACGGCTCAATGCGTTTTCATGCGGGGAAGGATGGTGTCGACGACATCGCCTATGTCAACGCCGTCATAGATGAGTTGCTATCGAAATTCAAAGCGGACCCGAAGCGCATCTGCGCGACAGGTTTCTCCAACGGCGCATCGATGACGTTCCGTACCGGGCTCGAACTGTCCAGGCGCATCGCCGCCATCGCTCCCATGTCAGGAGCGCTTTGGATCACGAATGCCCCGATCGCGGAGCCGATCTCACTTCTTTATATTCACGGCACGGCCGATCCCATGAACCCCATCAACGGCGGCGTGCCGACGAGCGCGGGCGGGATAAAAATGGGCGAGGGAAAAGCGAAACCGCCGGTGAAGGATCATATCGCACGCTGGGCGGCGCTTATCGAATGTCAGCCATCGCCGATATCGACAGAAAGCGTGAACGGCGTGACGACACGGAAGTATGCACAG
This genomic stretch from Spirochaetota bacterium harbors:
- a CDS encoding PHB depolymerase family esterase, with product MERYRRTSIITRCAVFCIAAAVCTGHLFAAGGAQVCSIVVGDLKREYTIYLPTAYDGEKSLPVVIMFHGGGGTSKAAMAETGWDKKAEKEGFIAVFPQATAPDPTRPASFRGNSAIWNDGSMRFHAGKDGVDDIAYVNAVIDELLSKFKADPKRICATGFSNGASMTFRTGLELSRRIAAIAPMSGALWITNAPIAEPISLLYIHGTADPMNPINGGVPTSAGGIKMGEGKAKPPVKDHIARWAALIECQPSPISTESVNGVTTRKYAQGKGGTAIEWITIDDLGHTWPGGKSLLPASIVGNMTDKMIAVDVIWDYFKRHVKP